In Gimesia benthica, a single window of DNA contains:
- a CDS encoding DUF1501 domain-containing protein: MDPVFEYERNLTRRTLLGRSARGIGGAALASLLYPELFNQSASAEAIPAAVQQVAPRAKRIIYLFQSGGPSHVDLFDYKPVLRKLHGSDLPDSVKGTQRVTGMTARQKSFPVVAPFWEMKQCGEHQTWISEQLPHTQTIADDITIVKSVNTEAINHDPAITYINTGSQQIGHASMGAWLSYGLGSENENLPAYMVMLSQGTGKNPGQPLFDRLWGSGYLPPSHQGVKLRPGSSPVLYLSNPAGIDRKQRRKLLDDLATLNRGQAEEIGDPEIQARINSYEMAYRMQTSVPDLMDLSSETQKTFEMYGPESRKPGSFAANCLLARRMTERGVRFVQLFHRGWDQHVSLKSQLPNQCLDVDQPSAALIKDLKQRGLLDETLVIWGGEFGRTVYSQGAIGSPSAGRDHHGRCFSIWMAGGGIKRGFEYGKTDDFCYNVVENPVHIRDMNATILHCMGIDHRRLTFKYRGLDARLTGVEEAHVKHDLLS; this comes from the coding sequence ATGGACCCGGTATTTGAATACGAACGTAATCTGACACGACGGACACTGCTGGGACGCTCGGCCCGCGGCATTGGTGGAGCGGCATTAGCGAGTCTGCTCTATCCGGAACTGTTCAACCAGAGTGCCTCCGCTGAGGCGATCCCGGCTGCAGTCCAACAGGTCGCACCCCGGGCGAAGCGGATTATCTACCTGTTTCAGTCGGGCGGTCCTTCACATGTGGATCTGTTCGATTACAAACCCGTACTACGGAAGCTCCACGGTTCGGATCTGCCCGATTCCGTGAAGGGAACCCAACGCGTGACCGGCATGACGGCCCGACAGAAGTCGTTTCCTGTCGTCGCGCCGTTCTGGGAGATGAAACAGTGCGGAGAACATCAGACGTGGATCAGCGAACAGCTGCCGCATACACAGACGATTGCCGATGATATTACGATTGTCAAATCGGTGAATACCGAGGCCATCAATCACGATCCAGCGATCACCTATATTAATACGGGTTCACAGCAGATCGGCCATGCGAGCATGGGCGCCTGGTTGAGTTACGGACTCGGAAGTGAGAACGAAAATCTGCCCGCCTACATGGTGATGCTGTCACAGGGTACGGGGAAAAATCCAGGGCAGCCGCTGTTTGACCGGCTGTGGGGTTCGGGATATCTGCCCCCCAGTCACCAGGGAGTGAAGCTGCGGCCTGGTTCGAGTCCGGTGCTGTACCTGTCTAATCCGGCGGGTATCGACCGTAAACAGCGGCGGAAGCTGCTGGACGACCTGGCGACACTCAACCGGGGACAGGCGGAAGAAATTGGCGATCCCGAAATTCAGGCGCGTATTAATTCTTACGAAATGGCTTATCGGATGCAGACTTCGGTCCCCGATCTGATGGACCTCTCGAGTGAGACTCAGAAAACGTTTGAAATGTACGGACCCGAATCTCGGAAGCCGGGGAGCTTTGCAGCGAACTGTCTGTTGGCCCGCCGGATGACTGAACGTGGTGTGCGGTTTGTGCAACTGTTCCATCGCGGCTGGGATCAGCACGTGTCGCTGAAGAGCCAGCTGCCGAACCAGTGCCTGGACGTGGATCAGCCCTCCGCGGCGTTGATCAAGGATCTCAAACAGAGGGGGCTGCTGGATGAGACACTGGTGATCTGGGGAGGCGAATTCGGCCGGACCGTTTACAGCCAGGGTGCCATCGGCAGCCCGAGTGCCGGCCGGGACCATCATGGACGCTGCTTCTCGATCTGGATGGCGGGCGGCGGAATTAAGCGTGGTTTCGAATATGGGAAGACCGACGACTTCTGTTACAACGTCGTTGAGAACCCGGTGCATATTCGAGATATGAACGCGACGATTCTGCACTGCATGGGGATCGACCATCGCCGACTGACGTTTAAGTATCGCGGCCTGGATGCGCGGCTGACCGGGGTGGAAGAGGCGCATGTGAAACATGACCTGCTGAGTTGA
- a CDS encoding DUF1553 domain-containing protein — translation MLNVAKITASRSHPDYPAADCLDPRDHNGWSPAPENKQQQHLTVTFDQPYDTKDSKYITVMLVWGGGQFGGRQALMAGDYQVFGMTGTDDGTIIPEAIQQILATDATDRDAKQTAALKAYYSGIAPELENLRYQRENLKERRKMLTDSFETMVMNTAKKPRETFILNRGQYDQPTEKVSMGVPGFLPGASQQESENRLALAQWLTSRENPLVTRVAVNRFWEMLFGQGIVSTSADFGSQGDPPTHPRLLDWLAVEFYESGWDVKHIMKQILMSATYRQSSAGTPELWKEDPQNRLLARGARFRLQAEAIRDATLKVSGLLVERVGGASVNPYQPEGLWREVSHYGSSPATAQVFVQDHGEKLYRRSMYTYWKRTVPPPNMQTFDAPNREVCLVSRARTNTPLQSLVLLNDVQFVEASRKFAERIMLEGGASPEERITFAFREALGRPPAEWELETTLAAYQRELKNYQAAPEAARSLLSQGESTSDASLNPAEVAAWTTVGSMLFNTYEFMTRG, via the coding sequence ATGTTGAATGTCGCGAAGATCACCGCAAGCCGATCTCACCCCGATTACCCGGCGGCTGACTGTCTCGATCCCCGGGATCACAACGGCTGGTCACCCGCACCGGAAAACAAGCAGCAGCAACATCTGACTGTGACCTTTGATCAGCCTTACGATACGAAGGATTCGAAGTATATTACGGTGATGCTGGTCTGGGGCGGCGGTCAGTTCGGCGGACGCCAGGCGTTGATGGCCGGTGATTATCAGGTCTTCGGGATGACCGGGACCGATGACGGGACCATCATTCCCGAAGCGATTCAGCAGATCCTGGCGACAGATGCCACGGACCGCGACGCGAAACAGACGGCGGCTCTGAAAGCTTACTACAGCGGGATCGCTCCCGAACTCGAGAATCTGCGTTATCAGCGGGAGAATCTCAAGGAACGCCGCAAGATGCTGACCGATTCGTTTGAGACGATGGTCATGAACACGGCGAAGAAGCCGCGGGAGACGTTCATTCTGAACCGGGGGCAGTACGATCAGCCGACCGAAAAAGTGTCGATGGGTGTGCCCGGGTTCCTGCCGGGAGCGTCTCAGCAGGAATCGGAGAATCGTCTGGCCTTGGCCCAGTGGCTGACATCGCGTGAGAATCCTCTGGTGACCCGGGTCGCGGTGAACCGGTTCTGGGAAATGCTGTTTGGTCAGGGAATTGTTTCAACGTCCGCTGACTTCGGTTCGCAGGGGGATCCCCCGACGCATCCCCGACTGTTGGACTGGCTGGCGGTGGAGTTTTATGAATCGGGCTGGGATGTCAAACACATCATGAAGCAGATTCTGATGTCGGCGACCTATCGTCAGTCCTCGGCGGGAACGCCGGAGCTCTGGAAAGAGGATCCGCAGAACCGACTGCTGGCCCGTGGTGCCCGGTTCCGGCTGCAGGCGGAAGCCATTCGTGATGCGACGCTGAAGGTCTCCGGGCTGCTGGTCGAGCGTGTGGGCGGGGCGAGTGTGAACCCGTATCAGCCGGAAGGGTTGTGGCGGGAAGTGAGCCATTACGGCAGTTCGCCGGCGACCGCGCAGGTCTTCGTGCAGGATCACGGCGAGAAACTGTATCGCCGGAGTATGTATACCTACTGGAAGCGGACGGTACCGCCGCCGAACATGCAGACATTTGATGCCCCGAACCGCGAAGTCTGCCTGGTGAGCCGGGCTCGTACGAATACGCCGCTGCAGTCCCTGGTGCTGTTGAATGATGTGCAATTCGTGGAAGCGTCTCGCAAGTTCGCGGAGCGGATCATGCTGGAAGGGGGGGCTTCGCCTGAGGAACGAATCACGTTTGCGTTCCGCGAAGCCCTGGGACGACCGCCGGCGGAGTGGGAGTTAGAGACTACGCTGGCTGCTTATCAGCGTGAGCTGAAAAACTACCAGGCGGCACCTGAAGCGGCGCGATCGCTGTTGTCGCAGGGGGAATCGACGAGCGATGCGAGTCTGAACCCAGCGGAAGTCGCGGCATGGACGACCGTGGGAAGTATGCTGTTCAACACTTATGAATTTATGACGCGAGGGTAA
- a CDS encoding aldehyde dehydrogenase family protein, giving the protein MSTTTASELYPEVKAFLEEGTLKGVVGGKEVESAGGETFVTSDPGSGKQLAEVFSFQPGDVDMAVDVADAAFRKTGWAEMPQNERSALLHRLADAVEKHKPMIAQLEALDAGKIEAQAQGDVQNFVDTMRYFADLAQHVQRRSVLAVPQHEAWTVRQPYGACGFIFPWNFPFLLIGWGIAPALAAGNTVVIKPAEDTPMSAIYLARLAKEAGIPDGVINVVPGYGAVAGAALSGNPKLKRMSFTGSPEVGRLVAESCGANLVPVKLELGGKGAAVVFSDVDVPDTAQKLVNAITFHTGQVCCDATRWLIDENIYDHFVSECVDRLKKVQVGYQLNEDSQMGPVVNAKQHQRVLSYLEKGQAEGAECVLEGGAAEVPGYEGYYVKPALMAGSLDNVAAREEIFGPVAYLAPFKTEEQAIQMTNSTDYGLANSVWTSDLSRASRVAEAMCAGNSWINAHNVFAHGVPYAGINKSGMGGGVLSVETLFDYWRSLSVVRPL; this is encoded by the coding sequence ATGTCAACCACAACAGCCAGTGAACTGTATCCCGAAGTCAAAGCCTTTCTGGAAGAGGGGACGCTGAAGGGAGTCGTCGGGGGTAAAGAGGTCGAATCTGCGGGTGGCGAGACGTTCGTGACGTCGGATCCCGGCTCGGGCAAACAGCTGGCAGAAGTCTTCAGCTTTCAGCCGGGTGATGTCGACATGGCCGTGGATGTGGCTGATGCCGCTTTCCGCAAGACCGGCTGGGCCGAAATGCCCCAGAACGAACGCAGTGCTCTGCTGCATCGCCTGGCGGACGCCGTCGAAAAACACAAACCGATGATTGCCCAGCTCGAAGCGCTGGACGCCGGTAAGATTGAAGCCCAGGCCCAGGGGGATGTGCAGAACTTCGTCGATACGATGCGGTACTTCGCCGACCTGGCCCAGCACGTGCAGCGACGATCGGTTCTGGCCGTTCCTCAGCACGAAGCCTGGACCGTGCGTCAGCCTTACGGTGCCTGCGGATTTATCTTCCCGTGGAACTTCCCTTTCCTGCTGATCGGTTGGGGGATTGCTCCGGCTCTGGCAGCAGGGAATACCGTGGTCATCAAGCCGGCGGAAGATACGCCGATGTCGGCGATCTACCTGGCTCGTCTGGCGAAAGAAGCCGGTATTCCGGATGGCGTGATCAACGTTGTGCCCGGCTATGGGGCGGTTGCGGGAGCGGCGCTGTCGGGGAATCCGAAGCTGAAGCGGATGTCGTTTACCGGATCGCCCGAAGTCGGTCGCCTGGTGGCGGAGTCCTGCGGTGCGAACCTGGTGCCTGTCAAACTGGAGCTGGGCGGCAAAGGGGCTGCGGTGGTCTTCAGTGACGTCGATGTTCCCGATACGGCTCAGAAGCTGGTGAATGCGATTACCTTCCACACCGGTCAGGTTTGCTGCGATGCGACCCGCTGGTTGATTGACGAAAACATTTACGATCACTTTGTAAGTGAATGTGTCGATCGTCTGAAGAAGGTACAGGTTGGTTATCAGCTGAATGAAGACAGCCAGATGGGACCGGTCGTCAATGCGAAGCAGCATCAGCGGGTGTTGTCTTACCTCGAGAAGGGGCAGGCTGAAGGGGCCGAATGCGTGCTCGAAGGGGGCGCTGCTGAGGTGCCCGGTTATGAAGGTTACTATGTGAAGCCGGCGTTGATGGCCGGTTCGCTGGATAACGTGGCGGCTCGCGAAGAGATCTTCGGGCCTGTGGCTTACCTGGCACCGTTTAAGACCGAAGAGCAGGCGATTCAGATGACCAACTCGACCGACTACGGTCTGGCGAACAGCGTCTGGACTTCTGACCTGAGCCGAGCGTCACGTGTGGCGGAAGCGATGTGTGCCGGCAACAGCTGGATCAACGCTCATAATGTGTTCGCACATGGTGTACCTTATGCCGGGATCAACAAGAGCGGCATGGGGGGCGGCGTGCTCTCCGTGGAAACGCTGTTTGATTACTGGCGAAGCCTGTCGGTGGTTCGTCCGCTGTAA
- a CDS encoding PVC-type heme-binding CxxCH protein — protein MIKSAALFLPRFVVCFACLLTLLTGSLAWAQRDLTDIPPPDPELERKSFKVAEGFEVNLYAADPQIAKPIQMNFDPQGRLWIASSEIYPHIKPGEKANDKILVVEDKDGDGVADKTTVFADGLLIPTAVMPGDGGAYVGNSTELLHLKDTDGDGKADVRKTELTGFGTEDTHHIVHTLRYGPGGHLYFNQSIYIHSHIETPYGVRRLNGGGIWKYRPESMDLEVVMRGMVNSWGHHFDRWGQSFCTDGAYGEGINYTFPGAAFVTAVGMDRILKGLNPGSPKHCGLEILSGRHLPEDWQGNMITNDFRGHRVCRFVVTESESGYVSREQVELIKTDHVAFRPIDVKMGPDGAIYIADWYNPIIQHGEVDFRDPRRDHTHGRIWRVTYKGKPTLPRPNLVGASTEELFEYLKAPEEWTRQNAKNVLRERGRAKVEGELKTWLSKLDPQDPQYEHNRLEGLWVAECISSPQPELLKACLQAKDGRARAAAVRVAKEWKDEVPDTYALIAPLANDKHPRVRLEAVRALSAYDQPSVLNDAYQALNHPVDEFLDYALWLTTRETREIWLPQVLEGKSDLQKDPRKLTFALTAINSPEVTPVITKLIKEGQMPDSQLQSGLNLMAKFGNDKDLQQLFAHALDAKTKPAQQAAILRALAQAFQARKVRPAGNLGELQQLFGSKDPAVQQAAIDCAGLWKIESLQTPIRELAESGKTQAGLRNTSLFALARLGGKENQTLLLKLSQKDPSVDLRIAAIAALAEVNVKQAAAQAVSLMNGDAAPAQLSAVANIFLQRKGGVGVLVNALKGKTISKDAAIQLSRLVQSSGRGNPNLEKAIATAGGLSSSGAPQPVKLSPEEMAQLIKEVRTSGNPQRGEAIFRRENLSCLKCHAIGGAGGKVGPDIISLGEALSRITLSNHCSIRIKRSKRITMR, from the coding sequence GTGATAAAATCAGCCGCACTATTTCTGCCTCGCTTTGTCGTCTGTTTTGCCTGTCTGCTGACCCTGTTGACCGGTTCCCTCGCCTGGGCGCAACGGGACCTGACCGATATTCCGCCTCCCGATCCGGAACTGGAACGTAAGTCGTTCAAAGTCGCGGAAGGGTTCGAAGTGAACCTGTATGCCGCCGATCCGCAGATCGCCAAACCGATTCAGATGAACTTTGATCCGCAGGGACGGCTCTGGATTGCGTCATCGGAAATTTATCCGCATATCAAACCGGGTGAAAAGGCCAACGACAAGATTCTGGTTGTCGAAGATAAAGATGGAGACGGCGTTGCAGATAAGACGACGGTATTCGCTGATGGCCTGCTGATTCCCACGGCCGTGATGCCGGGCGACGGCGGTGCATATGTCGGCAACAGCACCGAACTGCTGCATCTGAAAGACACTGACGGAGACGGCAAGGCGGATGTCCGCAAAACTGAGCTGACCGGTTTCGGTACTGAAGATACACATCATATTGTGCACACCCTCCGCTATGGGCCGGGCGGGCACCTGTATTTCAATCAGTCAATTTATATTCATAGTCACATTGAAACGCCTTACGGTGTGCGTCGCCTCAATGGTGGCGGCATCTGGAAGTACCGCCCCGAGTCGATGGACCTGGAAGTGGTCATGCGGGGGATGGTCAACAGCTGGGGGCATCACTTTGATCGCTGGGGACAGTCGTTCTGTACCGACGGTGCTTATGGTGAAGGGATTAACTACACGTTTCCCGGCGCTGCCTTCGTGACGGCGGTCGGCATGGATCGAATTCTGAAAGGTCTCAATCCCGGCAGTCCCAAACATTGTGGCCTGGAAATTCTGAGTGGGCGCCACCTCCCCGAGGACTGGCAGGGGAATATGATTACCAACGACTTCCGCGGGCATCGCGTCTGCCGGTTTGTCGTGACGGAAAGTGAATCGGGCTATGTTTCGCGCGAACAGGTCGAGCTGATTAAAACCGATCACGTCGCGTTCCGTCCGATTGACGTCAAGATGGGACCCGACGGTGCGATCTACATTGCCGACTGGTACAACCCGATCATTCAACACGGTGAAGTCGACTTCCGCGATCCACGTCGCGATCATACACATGGTCGTATCTGGCGCGTGACTTACAAAGGCAAGCCGACGCTGCCACGTCCGAACCTGGTAGGTGCCTCGACTGAGGAACTGTTCGAGTATCTCAAAGCACCGGAAGAGTGGACCCGTCAGAATGCCAAGAATGTGCTGCGGGAACGGGGCCGTGCGAAAGTCGAAGGGGAACTGAAAACCTGGTTGAGCAAGCTGGATCCACAGGATCCTCAATATGAACACAATCGACTGGAAGGCCTCTGGGTTGCCGAGTGCATCAGCAGCCCACAGCCTGAGTTGCTCAAGGCCTGTCTGCAGGCGAAAGACGGGCGTGCCCGGGCTGCCGCAGTTCGTGTGGCGAAGGAATGGAAAGACGAAGTGCCTGACACCTACGCCTTGATCGCACCCCTGGCGAATGACAAGCATCCCCGGGTCAGGCTGGAAGCGGTACGGGCACTCTCTGCCTACGATCAGCCCAGTGTGCTCAACGATGCGTACCAGGCACTCAATCATCCTGTGGATGAGTTTCTGGATTATGCACTCTGGCTGACCACCCGCGAAACCCGTGAGATCTGGCTGCCGCAGGTGCTGGAAGGGAAATCCGATCTGCAGAAGGATCCACGGAAGCTGACCTTTGCCCTGACGGCGATCAATTCTCCCGAAGTGACACCCGTGATCACAAAGCTGATTAAAGAGGGACAGATGCCGGACAGTCAGCTGCAGAGCGGTCTGAACCTGATGGCGAAGTTCGGAAATGATAAGGACCTGCAGCAGCTGTTTGCCCACGCTCTGGATGCGAAAACGAAACCGGCTCAGCAGGCAGCCATCCTGCGGGCACTGGCCCAGGCATTTCAGGCACGGAAAGTCCGCCCTGCGGGGAATCTGGGAGAACTGCAGCAGTTGTTCGGTTCGAAAGATCCTGCTGTGCAGCAGGCTGCCATCGATTGTGCCGGTCTGTGGAAAATCGAATCATTGCAGACCCCGATTCGCGAACTGGCTGAATCGGGGAAAACACAGGCCGGGCTCCGCAACACGAGTCTGTTTGCACTGGCACGCCTGGGAGGCAAGGAAAACCAGACGCTGTTACTTAAGCTGAGCCAGAAAGATCCCTCGGTGGATCTGCGGATTGCTGCCATCGCGGCGCTGGCGGAAGTGAATGTCAAACAGGCCGCAGCGCAGGCAGTGAGCCTGATGAACGGCGATGCTGCTCCCGCGCAACTGTCAGCTGTGGCGAATATCTTCCTGCAGCGAAAGGGGGGCGTGGGCGTTCTGGTGAATGCTCTGAAAGGGAAAACCATCTCCAAAGATGCTGCGATTCAGCTGAGCCGCCTGGTGCAGTCGTCCGGTCGGGGGAACCCAAACTTGGAGAAAGCGATTGCCACTGCAGGGGGGCTGTCCAGCAGTGGTGCACCGCAGCCGGTTAAGCTCTCACCGGAAGAGATGGCACAACTCATCAAGGAAGTACGGACCAGTGGAAATCCACAACGCGGGGAAGCGATTTTCCGCCGCGAGAATCTGTCTTGTCTGAAATGTCACGCGATTGGTGGTGCCGGCGGTAAGGTCGGTCCCGATATCATCAGCCTGGGGGAAGCTCTCAGCCGGATTACATTGTCGAATCACTGCTCGATCCGAATAAAGCGGTCAAAGAGAATTACAATGCGGTGA
- a CDS encoding serine/threonine-protein kinase, which translates to MTDHDSATSATISKLEKQYRQLLDNNCLEWQNQRQFSRCLGIGGQGVVYLSAREGADGFSIPVALKLFSPKRYADCTDYQSEMARLSQVAARVARVQENHLVAVQNFVKRNEIYIMEMEWVDGYDLRSLLTPATFKQIREQVTRRRWRTLNNNVFTRGVQQPRLKPGVAVAILRECLAALAALHRNEIIHCDMKPANIMLKRSGNAKIIDIGSAIDLNNLPENHACTPTYAAPEVLSGNRATAQSDLASLGYILIEVITGFQPFANLKYAQLVKAKQNILQQLPQWFPAEEFALSEPLMKLIHRLVHPDPAERFPSAEAAELGEDGAAEFHRLLVKSDLPSDYENELRLWIEEVETDYFESTQPAADPGTTVFTTRAWDGDDDPGYSLKS; encoded by the coding sequence TTGACCGATCACGATTCTGCAACATCCGCAACGATCTCTAAACTGGAGAAACAGTATCGACAGTTACTCGACAATAATTGTCTCGAGTGGCAGAACCAGCGCCAGTTTTCACGCTGCCTGGGGATTGGCGGACAGGGTGTCGTTTACCTGAGCGCGAGAGAAGGTGCAGACGGGTTCAGCATTCCGGTGGCACTCAAGCTCTTCTCCCCCAAACGGTATGCAGACTGTACTGACTATCAGAGCGAAATGGCTCGTTTATCACAGGTCGCCGCACGCGTGGCACGAGTTCAGGAAAATCACCTGGTTGCCGTGCAGAACTTCGTGAAACGCAATGAAATATATATCATGGAAATGGAGTGGGTCGATGGCTACGACTTGCGGAGCCTGCTCACTCCCGCCACGTTCAAACAGATTCGGGAACAGGTTACCCGCCGTCGCTGGAGGACATTGAATAACAATGTCTTCACCCGTGGTGTGCAGCAGCCGCGCCTCAAGCCGGGAGTGGCGGTTGCTATTCTCCGCGAGTGTCTGGCTGCACTAGCCGCCCTGCATCGCAATGAAATTATTCACTGCGATATGAAACCGGCGAACATCATGCTCAAACGGAGCGGGAACGCCAAGATCATCGATATCGGATCCGCCATCGACTTGAATAACCTCCCGGAGAATCATGCCTGTACGCCTACGTATGCGGCTCCTGAAGTACTCTCCGGGAATCGGGCGACCGCCCAATCCGATCTGGCCAGCCTGGGTTACATTCTGATTGAAGTCATCACCGGTTTTCAGCCGTTTGCGAATCTCAAGTATGCTCAACTGGTCAAAGCGAAACAGAATATTCTGCAGCAGTTGCCCCAATGGTTTCCTGCGGAAGAATTCGCGTTAAGTGAACCGCTGATGAAGCTCATTCACCGTCTTGTGCATCCCGATCCTGCGGAACGGTTTCCCAGTGCGGAAGCAGCAGAACTGGGAGAAGATGGTGCCGCGGAATTTCATCGACTGCTGGTGAAAAGTGATCTGCCGAGCGACTATGAAAACGAATTGCGACTGTGGATCGAAGAAGTCGAAACGGATTATTTCGAATCGACGCAACCTGCCGCCGATCCCGGTACGACTGTGTTCACCACTCGCGCCTGGGATGGTGACGATGATCCGGGTTATTCACTCAAATCCTGA
- a CDS encoding DUF1549 domain-containing protein: MRSLLLRSGLLVLAVGVTCLTLFAEADPKSKPTTTAETGVAETSATEAGIDFNRDIRPILSNNCFFCHGPDEKHREADLRLDTKAGAFASAIVPGKLNESALIERIISTDDDIKMPPADSGKSLKPEEIELIKRWVQSGAAWQEHWAYVKPERAKLPKVKQADWPRNAIDYFVLSRLEKEGLKPSPEADRRTLVRRLYLDLLGLPPTAEEVDAFVNSKDPQAYEKLIDRLLETPEYAERMTLKWLDLARYADTNGYSIDGGRHMWLWRDWVIDAFHKNKPYNEFITEQIAGDLLPNATPWQQVATGFNRNHMITHEGGTIPEENLVNYTVDRVKTTSEVFLGLTMGCAQCHNHKYDPITMKDFYQFYAYFNRLDDRGLDGNSGINAGPKLAVKTQLSFAAEELKSLDQELAQVEQALAHPDETQLAAWIAQTKQELAQRGKGLKLHELSVVKVSDPNTRSAFEVSDEGHVLALAASGRSPSISLKVGADVDQLDGLRIVFYPNEKLPEGGIGHGKKESFPGASF; encoded by the coding sequence ATGCGTTCCCTTTTGCTGCGAAGCGGGCTGCTCGTACTGGCGGTCGGCGTTACCTGTCTGACACTGTTTGCCGAGGCAGATCCGAAGTCGAAACCAACGACGACGGCCGAAACCGGAGTGGCCGAAACCAGTGCGACCGAAGCGGGCATCGATTTCAATCGCGATATCCGTCCGATTCTATCCAACAACTGTTTCTTCTGTCATGGTCCCGATGAAAAGCATCGAGAGGCCGATCTGCGACTGGATACGAAAGCGGGGGCGTTTGCCTCTGCGATTGTGCCGGGCAAGCTGAATGAGAGTGCCCTGATCGAGCGGATTATCTCGACAGACGATGATATCAAAATGCCGCCTGCGGACTCGGGCAAGTCACTCAAGCCGGAAGAGATCGAGTTGATCAAACGCTGGGTGCAGTCGGGAGCCGCCTGGCAGGAGCACTGGGCCTACGTCAAACCGGAACGGGCAAAGCTGCCAAAAGTCAAACAGGCCGACTGGCCGCGGAATGCGATCGATTACTTCGTCCTGTCGCGACTGGAAAAGGAAGGGCTCAAACCCTCACCGGAAGCGGATCGCCGGACCCTGGTGCGTCGGCTCTACCTGGATCTGCTGGGGCTACCGCCCACGGCTGAGGAAGTCGACGCGTTTGTGAATTCAAAGGACCCCCAGGCTTACGAGAAACTGATTGATCGTCTGCTGGAGACTCCCGAGTATGCAGAGCGGATGACGCTGAAGTGGCTCGACCTGGCACGCTATGCGGACACGAACGGTTACTCCATCGATGGGGGCCGCCACATGTGGCTCTGGCGGGACTGGGTGATCGATGCCTTCCACAAGAATAAACCGTACAACGAATTTATCACCGAACAGATTGCCGGTGACCTGTTACCGAATGCGACGCCCTGGCAGCAAGTGGCGACGGGCTTCAACCGCAATCACATGATTACGCACGAAGGGGGGACGATTCCCGAAGAGAACCTGGTCAACTACACCGTCGACCGGGTAAAGACGACGTCGGAAGTCTTCCTGGGACTTACGATGGGATGTGCCCAGTGTCATAATCATAAATACGACCCGATTACGATGAAGGACTTCTATCAGTTCTACGCCTATTTCAATCGTCTGGATGATCGCGGACTGGACGGGAACAGCGGAATCAACGCCGGTCCCAAGCTGGCGGTGAAGACGCAGCTGTCCTTCGCTGCGGAAGAACTGAAGTCGCTGGATCAGGAACTGGCGCAGGTCGAACAGGCACTCGCGCATCCTGATGAAACGCAGCTGGCTGCCTGGATTGCCCAGACAAAACAGGAACTCGCACAGCGGGGAAAAGGCCTGAAGCTGCACGAGCTGAGTGTGGTCAAGGTGTCTGATCCCAATACGCGGAGTGCCTTTGAGGTCAGTGACGAGGGGCATGTGCTGGCGCTGGCAGCCAGTGGGCGGTCGCCTTCGATTTCGCTGAAAGTCGGCGCAGACGTCGACCAACTGGATGGCTTGCGGATCGTGTTTTACCCGAACGAGAAACTGCCCGAAGGGGGCATTGGTCACGGTAAGAAAGAGTCGTTCCCGGGGGCTTCATTCTGA
- a CDS encoding SGNH/GDSL hydrolase family protein, protein MKQRLIPCLLLCICLLTQVADAAPPPLKLKSGDRVIFLGNTMIERAQKFGRWESVFLRSFPEAKLSFRNLGWSGDTVWADSRGIFDPPAVGYQRMIKQIEELKPTLIVLGYGGNEAFAGEKGLPAFENQLHKLLTDLKSTEAKILIVSPHRYENQGAPLPDPAEHNRDLKVYADALQQIAHKGNYYFVDLYNQLIPEPAGDPGLKWTTNSIHLTDAGYQKAAEIIAANLGLQPITLTRDIDQQVRDLTFEKNRQYFYNWRPQNITYLLGFRKHEQGQNAKELPQFIPLIEKNEAEIHSLVSQ, encoded by the coding sequence GTGAAACAGCGACTCATTCCCTGCCTGCTCCTCTGTATCTGCCTGTTAACACAAGTGGCTGATGCAGCCCCGCCTCCGCTCAAATTAAAATCAGGTGATCGCGTGATCTTCCTGGGTAACACGATGATCGAGCGTGCTCAGAAATTCGGTCGCTGGGAAAGCGTGTTTTTACGCAGCTTTCCGGAAGCGAAACTCTCCTTCCGGAACCTGGGCTGGAGTGGTGACACTGTCTGGGCCGATTCGCGCGGCATCTTTGATCCCCCGGCTGTCGGTTACCAGCGGATGATCAAGCAGATTGAAGAACTCAAACCAACATTGATCGTGCTGGGTTATGGCGGCAATGAAGCGTTTGCCGGCGAAAAGGGACTGCCGGCTTTTGAGAATCAGCTGCATAAACTGCTGACCGATCTGAAGTCCACCGAGGCGAAGATTCTCATCGTCTCTCCCCATCGTTACGAAAACCAGGGAGCACCTCTGCCCGATCCCGCGGAACACAATCGGGATCTCAAGGTTTATGCTGATGCGCTGCAGCAGATCGCTCACAAAGGCAATTATTATTTTGTCGATCTGTATAATCAGTTGATTCCCGAACCTGCCGGTGATCCGGGACTGAAGTGGACAACGAACAGTATCCACCTGACAGATGCGGGTTACCAGAAGGCAGCCGAGATTATTGCGGCCAACCTGGGATTACAGCCCATCACACTCACGCGTGACATCGATCAGCAGGTGCGTGATTTAACCTTTGAGAAGAACCGCCAGTATTTCTACAACTGGCGCCCGCAGAACATTACTTATCTGCTGGGATTCCGCAAACATGAGCAGGGGCAGAATGCCAAAGAACTGCCGCAGTTCATTCCTCTGATTGAAAAGAACGAAGCGGAGATACACAGTCTGGTCTCCCAGTAG